The following DNA comes from Candidatus Dojkabacteria bacterium.
TATAAGAACGGTGCTCTAACCACCTGAGCTATGGGCGCACAATTAACGGTTAGCACATAATTTTACTTGTTTTGCGAACATTTCTCAAGAGCCGTTAAAAATGATTTATAGGAGGTTTCAGAAAACCTTACAATAAAGTAGACGTCAACAGAAGCTCGTTTTGAGGCGGTTGGGACCAAGATTCCGGTTGTCTCGAATATTGGAGCACAAAAATGAGTTTTATCACTAGTTATTATTGTTGTCGTTTGGGAGTAAAGCATATGGGCTGCTCCAAGTAATAAATCACCTAAACCAACACTGTTTTTATCGGACTTATGAAAGTGTATGTACATTTGAGTTAGTGTAATCACGTTTTTTAGTTTCTTTTTTAGAATATCGGGATGTAAGATTGTTTTAATAAAAGGGACTTCCTTTATAAAATCTTCCTTTGTTTTAAGTATCATTGGCAAGAAGGTATCGCGAACATATTCAATATGAACAAACTCGTCTATTAAGAAGTGTGTTGAGTTGGCTTTAATTAGTGGAGTCAGTTCGGTAAGAAAATCAGGATCTTGTTGAAGGTGAGTCAAAAAGTTTGTATCAACAAAAACATTACCAAAGCAACCGTCAGGTATATCATGAAATAGTTTAATCTATTCTATACTTCTTGCGGAGAGCCTTCCCTTCTTTTATTATTTTTACTAGTCGTTTGAGTGTGTCATTGGTAAATTTTTCGGTGGAAGGTCTAACATAAGGAAGTCGCTCTATTTTGAAAATCTTTGTTACTTTAGCAGTATTTATCCTCTTCTTCATGATTCATAATACCACAAGAATTTTCCATTCGCTGGTACCTAGAATGACGTCATGTCATTCTAGGTACCAAGGTTGCTGTAGAAACGTGTACCTTAAGCAGGTATTCTCAAGCTAGTCCTCGTAATTAACGATATAGTTAATTTTCTGGTTTTCCACTACAGCATCGATTTCATATTCTTCGCCCATATAGGTCATAACGAGCTCGACATTAATCTTTGAAGGAAATTCGTATACAACTTTATTTAGAAGCTCTGTTTTCTTGTCTATATAAAAGGTGACGACAAGATCTCCGCTAAAGTCAAATTTTGTAGTTATGTCATTTTTGGAGATAGCCTCAACGCCAGATACAAATCCATTAATAAAGTCATCTTCATAATCTTTAAAAAGATCCTTGAATTTGTCTGATCCTTCAACAATTGTATATGAATATACCCATTCGTCGGTTGTTGATTTCTCGGACTTTAACTCTTTTGTACCGAAAGGAAAGGATTTTCCTTTAAGTTCTTCTGCAATAGCAACAAGTACAGGCTCGTCCCATTCTGTAGTATCTCCTTCGAGCTCGTATTCTTTGTTTTCGACGTCAACAGTCATTGTATATGAGTCGCCAAGGTCAACTGAAGATGTTTCTCCGGCTATGGTTGTTTTCGTGGTTCCTTTGGTTTCGACCTTAACGGAAAAGTCGTCGACATCACCGGTAAACTCGAGCTTACTGAACTCGGTGACGGCTTTTTTAAATGTATTATAAGGCTTGTGCATGGCCAAATAATAATATGCTCCACCACCAAGTAGAGCTAAACCGCCGAGCAAAAGGAATGCTACAACGATTAATCCTAAAACCTTTTTATTCATTTAGGTTTTATTAAATTAGTTTCTAGAATTATAAACTATATGAGCGTTTTTATCAATTATTTAACCTTGACTATTCCCTTTTTAAGATGGATACTTGTGCGCACCACAAATAATATAACATAGTAACATCTATACCGATGACCAAAATAAGAAAGGCAATAATAACAGCAGCGGGCCGAGGCACAAGGTTTTTGCCGGTGTCAAAAGCATTCCAAAAGGAAATGGTTCCCATAATGAATAAACCTCAGCTCCAATGGGTAATAGAAGAGGCACTGGACTCGGGAATAACTGATATTGCTGTTGTTGTACGTGAAGGCGTTGAAACATTTAAAAATTACCTTAACTACTCGCGATCGCTTTGGCGATTTTTGAAAGACTCAAACAAAGAACATCTAATGGAAAGCTGGGTTAATCTCAAACACGAAGCCAAGATAACTTTGTTTTATCAGAAGAACACTGATCCATACGGGAATGGTACTCCTTTTATTTTGGCAAGAAAATTTATAAAGGATGAGCCGTTTGTTGCAATGTGGGGTGACGATATTATTGTAAAAACTGACGAAAAGAAACCCTCTTGTATTCAACACCTAATTAATTATTATGAAAAATATGACCCCATTGCTGTTCTATCGGCTAAAAAGGTTAAAAGGTCCGAAATTTCAAGATACGGGAGTTACGAATACTTCAAACGTAGTGAATCTAAAATTCCTTTTCACGTTAAACGTGTTGTAGAAAAACCAAATCCGGAAGAGGCTCCGTCGCTTTATGCCAATGCTTGCAGATTTATCCTTACACCCACAGTTATGGAGGAACTCTTAAAGAAGATTCCAGGAAAAGATAACGAGCTTTGGCTTACCGACGCTGTCGAGCGTTTAGTTGCCCGTGGAGAAACTGTTTTAGCAGTTCCCTTTCCAGGAAATGAGTGGATTCCTGTTGGTGATCCAATTAACTGGCTTAGGGCCAATATTGTGCTTTCAGTGAATAAGCCGGAGTATCGGACTGACGTGATTAATATTCTGCGAAGTATAAAGTACTAATTAAGCACTGCGACATCAACCGGCAGATATTCACGGACATTTTGCGGACTAATGGTAACTTGAGCTACCCCACTTTCTACTATTTGCCTTGCAGCATGTCTGCAGATTTTGGTGACGTTTCGTTCGAGCTGACGGATTCCTGCATCAAACCCGATTGGTCTTACAATTTGTGGCCACACATCTTCAGTAAATACAACCTGCTGGGTGTTTAACCCAAGCGATTCTAATACCCTTGGGAGTAGATAGTTTTTACCGATAACGATCTTTTCCTCGTCGGAATAACTTGTAAACCGGATTGTTTCAAGTCTATCCAAAAGCGCTGTAGATATGGTTCCGGTGGTATTAGCCGTTGTAATAAAGAATACTTGTGAAAGATCGATTGGATGGTCAATGTAATAGTCAACGAAATGTGAGTTTTGTTGTGGATCAAGAATTTCCAACAAGACTGCCATCATGTCGCTTCTTAAACCTTCGTGTCCACTTGTTTTGTCAATCTCGTCAAGTAATATAACGGGGTTCATAGATCCTGTTCTTTGTAGTGCTTTAATAATAAAACCCGGATCTGCATCAAGCTTTGATCGTGGAATGCCGCGAAGCTCGGACACACTTCCAAGTGCGCCCATGGGTATACGAGTAAACTTTCGACCAAGTGCTTGAGCAATTGATTTTGCCATTGTGGTTTTTCCAACACCCTGTAGTCCTACAAAACAAAGTATTGGAGCATTGCCGGATGCACCTTTTAGCTTAGATTCGTCAATTCGGGAACTGGTCTGCGAACTCGGCATCTCATTGTTAACGGAATCAAACGATTGTTGGGCTGGGATAGTTAGTTGAGTTTTACGCCATGCAACTTCCTGCTGGATCGGTTGGGCAGCAGACCAAGGATCTGACTGTTGTAATGACGGAGGCGTTTCTTGGCTGACTTGCGCTTGTGTCAATACTTGAGTATCTGTAACAGGTGTATTTGTTTGTTGCGGTGATTGATAACTTTCCTTTAGTTTCATTACAGCTAAATAGTCCAGAATCATTTGTTTAACCCCTTCCATCCCATGGTGATTTTTGTCCATAAGTTGTTTGGCGGCTGTAAGGTCAATGGTATCTTTTGTAAAGATTGTCCAGGGAATAGAGTTTATTTGTTCGATATATTTTGAAACGACTTCAAATTCTGCCGAATAGCTACCAAAACGGGCCATACGCTCAAGTCGTTCAATCATTCGGGAGATTCGATCTTTAAGTTTTTCCGGAATGGTTGGTGTAGCCGAAGCTTTCTTTAATTCTTCGATCTCTTCTATTATTGCTTGTGTTTGTTGGGCAGTGTCATACATATTAATAAAGTCTACTTGATTTCGGTGCGAAGATCAATTGTACTTTAGATCTTATTCAGGAATTTCAACGTCAACAGAAACATTTGTTTCTAATATTTTTGAGGTTGATACTGATTTGTAAGTCATTTTATATGAAACTCCATCCTCCTCTTGAGTTCCTATTGTCTCTACGTTCAGATCGCGTTGACAAGGAGTTCCATCCTTTAATAGCCAAAATGTAAGCTCTGCTGTTACAATGGCTTCCATTCCGCCAGATTCGAAATACTCTTTCATATAATAAATGTCATAGTCATCCGAAAGATCATTGATTACGTCTACATCTGTAACAACAAATTTGTAAACCTTTTTGCCGTCTAGTTCAACAGTTGATACTTCCATGTCTTCTATATCAATTTCCGAAATTGATTCCCAAATTTCCCATCTGTCATCGAACCAGTTAGTAAGGGTTTCTTCTTCAACGGTTACAGCGTTATTAATATATCCAAGGTTGTTTTCTGTAAAAGCATCCTCGCCCTCATTCTTTACATAGAAATCAGTATCCTCAATGTAGATTTCAGAATTGTAATCATTGTCATACACTAGTTCATCGGGATCGTTAGTTTCATTTTTGTCATTTGCAGTTAAAACAATATAAGCCATTTTGTGTGTTACGTCCTCTTCTATTTCGAGACTAGTTGTATTTTCGTATGTCAGGTAAAGTTCGGTTCCGTTACTAAGTTCCGATTTAAGGGAGTTGTAAGCTTCGGAGCTGCCTTTTAGGGTTTCAATTTTTTCTAGTTGAGTTGGTATATTGGCTAATGCCTTTTTCGGAGTAGACCTAAATACAAAGTACCAAATAGCTAAGCCAGTAGCAGAAGCAGTACAAAGCAGAAATATTCCAATGAGTGCAACGACGGTTAGTGTTTTTTTGTTCATTAATGTTTTTTAAAATTTAAAAGTTCATTATTTAACTCCTTCAGGAATTGTGACGTTGGTTTTATTAATACCACTTGCAACAATATTGAAAATAAGTTTGGAATTTGAATATTGACCATCATCAAAGTCAATTTCGGAGGAAACTTCAACGTAGATTTCAACGGGCATCCCATTGGTTCCAATCCAAAGTGTAAGTTTGGCAGATACATCTGAATCTTCTCCCGATACAATTTCTGATAACTTCTCTGAGATAACGGCTTCTATTAGCTCCTTGTCGGTGGTTTCATACTTATAAGTTCGAACTCCATTGTGATCTTCCTTTTGTATAAATGTGAATTTGTCTGTGTTATCTTTTACGGCATGAAGGAATGTTCCAAGCCAAGTTTCCTGAAAGTATTTTTCGAGTCCGGCCTCGTTTTCATAGAGAATTTGCGAAACATCACCAAGTTCATTTTTACCAAAGATTGTCTCGTCGTCGGTTTTTGAATAAAAGGTACTGTCTTCAATATAGACTTCCCCTTTGAGTGTTTCGGTTTCATCATTTGTTGTAAGACTTGCGTCGAGATCGATATATGCCTTTTTGTTTTTGTAGTCATCCTTTGCAAGTTGGCTTAGTATAAGCTCGGATTTATATGTGCGTTCGGTCCCATCTTCGAGATATTTTGATTCAATAAAGTGACTTCGCTTTACTAAGAATTCTGCACTGTTAATTGTTTCGAGTTTGTCGTTAAGTTTGCTCAGTGCCGTCTCGGGGGTTACCCTCAGAAAAAAGTACCAGATAGCAAAACCGCCGCCGCCAACAATCAAAAGGCCCAAAATTACCGCGATTTCGATTCCAACAAAAAGTGAAGATTTCTTCATTTTTTTAAGTTGAACTTATTTAAGATATATAGCTAAAGTTTATCATAGTTGTTTTGGTAGGTAAATTGTGGTTAATGTTATTTTGCAATATCCGAAACTTCGATTAAATTATTTATCACGTATTTAGCTTTTCGATATCCTTCTTCTGTATCATTTATTGAATGGTTGCCTGGTTTTATAAACAATACCGTTTCAATATTTACAGCGTTTGCACCTTCTATGTCTGTATGGGCGTTGTCACCGATCATTAAGGCATCTTGAGGGAGTGTGTTAAGTTTGTGAAGGGCTTTAAGAAACATTATTGAGCTTGGTTTATCACTACCTGTTTCTTCACTTGTGATAATTTCATCAAAATAACTGGCAATACCAAGCCTTTTTAGTTTTCTTAACTGAATACTTGTTGTTAAATCTGAAACAATAGCCATTTTAATTTTGTGAATCCTTAGTTGTTCTAGTATTTCTTTCGCATTTGGGAAAAGGATCATGTTGTCAAAATAGACATCCCAGTAGTTGTCATAAAGTGACAAAATAAATTCCGCAGAAATAGGTGTGAAAGAATTGGTTTGGTTGCGTAAGTGTTCGAATATTCGTTGAAAATAAAGAATCCTGTTGTGTGAGCTGGCTGTGCCTTCAAGTTCTATGTGGATCTCTCTTCTGGAAAGTTCATATAATTGTTGGAATATGTTTTTAGATACGTTGTATTCTTTACTAACTATATTGTATATGGCGGCGATCGATTTATTGTGCGCAATATCGTAGTCATAGAGAGTATTATCTAAGTCCCAGAGAACAGCCTTTTTCATTGGTGTAATATCAAACTTATTTAGGGGTTAGATGGGATTTCTTGTACCTTTGGGGAAACTTCGATTTTTGAAAAAAGTGGAGAAATATTGTTTTCAATTTTTATTGTAGGGTTAAACTCATCCGAATATTCCCATAGAAGTTTTCCGATCTTAGGTGTAATTTCATCTATCATAAGATATTTTGAAATGACTTGGGAGGTGTTGGTTATAAATGGATAAAAAAGTCGTCTTAGATTGGCAATTAATAC
Coding sequences within:
- a CDS encoding AAA family ATPase, with amino-acid sequence MYDTAQQTQAIIEEIEELKKASATPTIPEKLKDRISRMIERLERMARFGSYSAEFEVVSKYIEQINSIPWTIFTKDTIDLTAAKQLMDKNHHGMEGVKQMILDYLAVMKLKESYQSPQQTNTPVTDTQVLTQAQVSQETPPSLQQSDPWSAAQPIQQEVAWRKTQLTIPAQQSFDSVNNEMPSSQTSSRIDESKLKGASGNAPILCFVGLQGVGKTTMAKSIAQALGRKFTRIPMGALGSVSELRGIPRSKLDADPGFIIKALQRTGSMNPVILLDEIDKTSGHEGLRSDMMAVLLEILDPQQNSHFVDYYIDHPIDLSQVFFITTANTTGTISTALLDRLETIRFTSYSDEEKIVIGKNYLLPRVLESLGLNTQQVVFTEDVWPQIVRPIGFDAGIRQLERNVTKICRHAARQIVESGVAQVTISPQNVREYLPVDVAVLN
- a CDS encoding HAD-IA family hydrolase, with product MKKAVLWDLDNTLYDYDIAHNKSIAAIYNIVSKEYNVSKNIFQQLYELSRREIHIELEGTASSHNRILYFQRIFEHLRNQTNSFTPISAEFILSLYDNYWDVYFDNMILFPNAKEILEQLRIHKIKMAIVSDLTTSIQLRKLKRLGIASYFDEIITSEETGSDKPSSIMFLKALHKLNTLPQDALMIGDNAHTDIEGANAVNIETVLFIKPGNHSINDTEEGYRKAKYVINNLIEVSDIAK